Below is a genomic region from Staphylococcus carnosus.
AAACTCAAACTATTGGTTTTTGGTGTTTTCCCGAGAGCCTTATTAGTCAAACAAAACTATTAACTGACACAATTATCGCAGTTTAAGCAAAACCAGCTATATTTTGCTTAAACTGCTTTTATATTGTCAAAATGTTGTCTTAATATAAACTTAAAGTCTAAATCATTGATTTTTATAAGTAAGAGATGGATTATAAGGGTACATCTATATTTGTAACTATTTTTTTATTAAGGAATGATTTTTTATGTTCATATCAGTACTGTTAGTAGCAATCATTATTTTGCTGCTAGTTATAATTTTTGTATCTAGAGGAATCATGCAACATAGATTAGATACAGAAATCTATTCTAAAAACCAACTTGTCAGCAAAGTTAATACATTACGTTCAGAGGTTGCAGCTCTACGAAGTGATAAAATTAATGATGATAAACAACAACATCACTATGGTATTCGTAAAGCTAAACAAGAACTTAATGATATCCTAGAAAAATTTAAAGCTGAAGGCAAGATTAAATTTTTCCACATTATTGCAACTGGCAACTTGGCAGTTAAACATCCTTTATTTGAGCAACTTCGTTCATTTGATTACATTGTCATTACGGACAAAGGTCTCTTGAATATCGATGTCAAAAACTGGAAAGAAAAAACATTCTATCATTTTAGTACAGAGCCGGAAAATGATATTGAAGTTGCAAATGACAATCTAGATCAAATTGTGGGTCAATATATTGTTAACCAATATCAAAGTCAATTCCAATCATCTAGAAGAGATATTTATACTTTCACTGAAAAAATCAAAGACAATCGTGTAGAATTTGATTTTTATGATCACGATCCTTATTTATCTGCTGCAGTTAATTCAAAAGAATTAAAAGATGCTTATGAAAAACAATTCAACGAAAAAATCACAAGTGTCGGTGTAGTATACTTCAGTGACGGTTCAATCAATATTATTGACGGCCCTGCCGAACGAGAAAAATATGTAGCAACAGCTTCATCTAAACGTTCACTTAAAGATGCTGTCGAAGAAATGATAGCTCAATCTAAACATGATATCTCAGAAAAAGATAGTGATACAATTATCGATTATCTTAATCAGTAAAACTTAAATGTATAAACAAGAAAACCGAGGAGATATTTTCTCCTCGGTTCTTATTTGTTAGAGCACGTTATTATTTAAATTCACTTAATTCTTTCACAATGCTTTCAGAAGCAATCAATCCTCTTGATTTAGCCCAAGCTAATCTTCCTACTTGATGCACTTTATCATTTTCAACTGCTTTGATTTTCTTGTATGCATCAGAATTTTTAAGTTTGTCTAAAGCATTTTCATCTTCTTTATCTGACATAATAATTAATCGTTCTGGATCTAATTCTGCAAGTTGATCTGGAGTCATTTGTAAATAAGGTCCATCTAAATATGGTTTGTATTTATTAGCATCTTTTTGATCTAATGGTATATCAAAACCTAAAATTTCTAAGAATTGACCTACATAACTTTTATCACTATGGGCAGCAACACCGATTTTCGCTGGTACCACTGGTAAAGTAGATAATTTTTTATCAATACTAATATTTTTAGACTCTTCATCCACTTTTTTATTGTGTTCTTCTAAACGCGCTTTACCTTCATCTTCTTTTGATACAGCTTGGCTGACAACTTTAAATGCTTCTAAATTTTCTTTGTAATCGCCGCCGAAACTATTCAATAAAATTGTAGGTGTAATTTTATTTAGTTCATCATAAATATCTTTATGACGTGTGCTATCTGCAATAATTAATTGCGGCTCTGCTTCACGAAGTTTATCAAGGTCAGGATTTTCACGGTCTCCAACTGAAATATAATCATCCAAGTGCTTGCGAACAGGTTCAATGATATTTTCTTTATTTCCATCATCTGCAATTGCGACTGGACTAATGCCAAGTGCTACTAAATCATCAATAAATGAAAATTCTAATGCTGCAACTCTTTCGATGTTATCTGCAACTTTAGTTACACCTGCTACATTATTTACTTCAACCATAAAAATAAAACCTCCTATAATTACTTTCATATTTAGTCTACCCGCTTCACCTATTAAGAAACTTTATACACTTTCTCAACCTGCACCTATTACAAAATAAAATAGGAACAATACCCTTTTGTATAATTCCAAAAAGATATTGTCCCTATTTGCTCAATTTAATTCGATCGACTCCAAATATTGAGATTTTGATCTTGAGCCTGTTTTTGTGCTTCTTTAAAAACTTCTCTATATTTGCCATTCGGCGCAAAATATTTTTCTCTTGCCAGTCCTTTTTCGACTAATTCTTTATTATACATATGATCTTTATCCAACCACACATATACTAAATCTCGACCATATTGGTCATGTTTTTCTTTATCATATTCTAAGTATACTGTTTTATGATTTAATGTTTTTTTAGAATAATCCGAAGCTTCTTTACCATAAGGCTGCACCGGTGTATTAGGCTTCACTGTTTCCGGTGTATCCATACCGATCATTCTCACTTTTATTTCTTTGCCATTTTTGTCAGTTGCGATGAATGTATCGCCATCGATGACACGTTTAACTTGTACTTCTTCTTTATCACCCATTGAACCGCCGCTGATATGTGAACCAGAATTCTTAAAAGGTCCTGAATGATTAAAATACTGGAATCCCAAAATGACAAGCGCAATTACAACGACAGTCAGGATTGTTGATAAGGATTTTTGTTTCAAAATTAACCACCTGCTTATTTATTAAATTGTACACCGACCTATCATACCGTTTTCCGAATAATATCGTCAATTCTCTAGAGCAATAAAATTTGATATGATAGAGATAATATTAAAAAGAACGAGGAGGCTCCTTGATGAATGCCATCAGAGAAAATTTAGTGACGATTGCAGCAGTCGCTGTAGCAATTGTAGTAGGTTTAATCTTGCAATACGTATTTAAACTGCCATTACTAGTTACAGCAGTAATCGGTGTGTTAATGGGAATGTTAATCGGTTTTATTATGTTTGTCATCCAACAAAAACAAGCAAAACACCGCAAAAATGATGATAATGAAAATAACAGTACAAAACATAAAAGAAAGTAAAAAATTCCAGCTCATCCTGAAAACAGGATAGCTGGAATTTTCATCTCTATAGAATTGGTGTAATCAATTTAGAGAAACCTTCTTTTAGTTTAATCCAATTAGAACGTTCTGCATAACGCGATTTCGTCAATTGTGTAGATAGTGTAACATCATGTTCAAATGCTTTACGCAATTCTACTGCAATATCTTTATTATACATAAATGCATTAACTTCAAAATTAAGTTCAAAACTTCTAAAGTCCATATTAGCTGAACCGACACTTGCTACTTCATCATCAATGACCATTACTTTAGAATGAATAAAGCCATTGTTATAAGTATAAATTTTAACCCCAGCATCTAACAGCTCTGCTGCATGGTAATATGTCGCCCAGTATACAAAAGGATGATCTGGCATATCAGGTATCATTAAATGTACATCCACACCTGAATTTGCTGCCATTTTAATCGCATTAATATATGAATTATCCGGAATGAAATAAGGACTTTGCATATAAATAGAATTTCTAGCTGAATTAATCATTTTTGTATAGCCGAATTCAATTTCATGCCATGTATCATCCGGACCACTTGATGCAATCTGAATTGAAACATCCCCTTCTTCATCTTTCACAGGGAAGTACGCTGGTTTCAATTTTAAATGTTCACGTTTTGATTGAGAGTTCCAATCCATTATAAAGCGGAGTTGCAATGCATCCACAGCATTTCCTTTTATTCTGGCATGTGTGTCTCTCCAATAACCAAACTTTTTACTTAAACCTAAGTATTCATCTCCGATATTAAAACCGCCGATATAGCCGACTTCTCCATCGATAACAACAATTTTTCTGTGATTTCGGTTATTTGCTCTAAAGTTAATCAACGGTAACTTACTCGCAAAGAATGACTCTACTTGACCGCCTAATTTTCTAAAGCGTTTAAATTCTCTGATACTTAGGTTTTTAGATCCTAAATCATCATATAGTAATAATACTTCGACACCTTCTTCAAGCTTTTGCTCTAAAGCGTTTAAATTCTCTGATACTTAGGTTTTTAGATCCTAAATCATCATATAGTAATAATACTTCGACACCTTCTTCAAGCTTTTGCTCTAAAGCGTCTATAATTCTATGACCTAAGCCATCTAATTCAAATGTGTAATACTCTAAATGAATATGATTTTTAGCCTGCAAAATATCTTCAATCATTTTATCGTATAGTTTATGACCATCTACGAAAATTTCAACATCATTATCTTCAGTTAAAAAGGCTGGTTGACGTGTTAATAACATATTAACCAAATCATGATGTTTTTCAACGATTTCATTATCAGTTTGCAGGTTATTATGTTTAACTTGATATCTTTGCTCGTTTAAAATATTTTCAAACTCTTCTATATCCTTACGGTAATTTTTATAAAGCTTATTTTTCGATACGCCTCTTCCAAATAAAATATATAGGAAGAATCCTAAAACCGGTGCGATAAATAAAATAAATAGCCATGCCCAAGTCGAACTTGTACTACTATCTTTAATAAAGATAATATTAAAGGCAACAATAAGGTTAAGTATCGTAAACAGAATGAAAATGCCTGTTAAGATATCACCGAATAAGCCCGGTACCTCAAATGCAAACATATGCTCACACTCCTTCTTTCTCATTTTTAATCTTTTGCTAGGTTAGATAAAAACATTCTAAGCATTAAAAAATACTTTTATTATTGTATAACTAAAAAGATAGGTTATAAAGATATGTAGCCATTTTAACATCTTTATAACGACATTACTTCAACCACCCTCACACAAGGTTTCAAAATGTGTAAAATGTAGATATTTTTTCAGAGAATGAACGAAAAATCTGAAATTATCATGTTTAACTGAGTAACGGAATAGGTATTATTGATATTAAGGAGTGATGATAAATGCCAAACACACAAAAAATTAAGAATTATTTGAATGAGAAAGTTGAATTTATTAATGAAACATTTGATGATTTATACCAAAACGCAATCAACCCTAACAACAAAGATATTTCTAAATCTGAAATTATCTTATTAAGTGAAATTTTCTCAACTTTAGAAGCAGTAGATGGTTTTGTATCAACTCATGATGATGTCGAAAATTTAGAATTTAAATCTTACGCACAAGAAGCGCGTAAATTTTATGATGAATTAGCGAGACTTGCAAGTGATGAAACAAAAGACAAATCACATTTAGGTCAAGAATTCGAAAATTATTTAAATAAATATGAAGATGTTGTTGCTAAAATCAGCAACCTTTAATTTAATATGCGATAAAAATCAGGCGTGCTTTAACTAGCATTGCCTGATTTTTTAATGATTAATTTTGACAATTTACAGAAAATTCACACTTGTGTAGCAACACACCCTCTCAAACCCTTAATGTAACAGCATTTAATAGACATGTCAGAAAACCTTACATATTTTTGTAATGCTGAAAAAATTATGCTAAATTAATAACAAGTTCAAAAATAGAGGTGATGGAACATTGTCAAAAGATGCATTGCGCAGAAATATGGCCGTCTTCTCTATGAGTGTCGTAAATCAGTTAACTGAACTGACACCTAGACAGATACGTTATTACGAAACACATGGACTCATTAAACCAGAGAGAACATCAGGCAACAAAAGACTATTTTCAATGAATGATTTAGATCGCTTATTAGAAATCAAACATCTCTTAGAAAAAGGGTTTAATTTAAAAGCTATCAAACAGATTTTAATGAATGACGATAGTCATTTATCAAATGAAGAAATCGCATTGAGAAAACATGTTATCGTAGAAGCAACACAGAAACCGCAGCAAGAAGCTATACCGTTAAATCGAGGAGACCTTTCTCGATTTATCAAATAATACATTGGAGGATTTATAATGCCAAAACGTTCATTTACGAAAGATGATATCCGCAGATTTGCTACTGAAGAAAATGTAAGATACTTACGCTTACAATTCACTGATATTTTAGGAACAATCAAAAATGTTGAAGTACCTGTCAGTCAATTAGAAAAAGTATTAGATAATGAAATGATGTTTGATGGTTCATCAATTGAAGGTTTCGTAAGAATTGAAGAATCAGATATGTACTTATGCCCTGACTTAGATACTTGGGTAATTTTCCCTTGGACAGCTGGACAAGGAAAAGTTGCACGTTTAATCTGTGACGTTTATACAACAGATGGCGAACCATTTGCTGGTGATCCGCGTAATAACTTGAAACGTGTACTTAGAGAAATGGAAGAATTAGGATTTACAGACTTCAATTTAGGACCTGAACCTGAATTCTTCTTATTCAAATTAGATGAAAAAGGCGAACCTACTTTAGAATTGAATGACCACGGTGGCTATTTTGACTTAGCACCTACTGATTTAGGTGAAAACTGCCGTCGTGATATCGTATTAGAACTTGAAGATATGGGATTCGATATTGAAGCCAGTCACCATGAAGTTGCACCTGGCCAACATGAAATCGACTTCAAATACGCTGATGCTGTCACTGCATGCGACAACATCCAAACATTCAAATTAGTAGTTAAAACAATCGCACGTAAACATAACTTGCATGCTACATTTATGCCAAAACCATTGTTCGGCGTTAACGGAAGCGGAATGCACTTCAACGTTTCTTTATTCAAAGGAAAAGAAAATGCATTCTATGATCCGAACGGCAGAGAACAAATGACTGAAGAAGCTTACCAATTTATTGCTGGTATCTTGAAAAATGCACGTGGATTCACTGCAGTCTGCAACCCGCTTGTAAACTCTTATAAACGTTTAGTTCCAGGATACGAAGCACCTTGTTATATTGCTTGGAGTGGTAAAAACCGTTCTCCATTAGTACGTGTCCCTACTTCACGCGGTTTATCTACTCGTGTAGAAGTACGTTCAGTAGACCCTGCAGCTAACCCTTACATGGCTTTAGCAGCAATCTTAGAAGCTGGTTTAGACGGTATTAAAAACAAAATGAAAGTTTCAGAACCTGTAAACCAAAACATTTATGAAATGAACCGTGACGAACGTGAAGCAATCGGCATTGAAGATTTACCATCAACTCTATACACTGCATTGAAAGCAATGCGTGAAAACAAAACTATCAAAGATGCTTTAGGTTCACATATCTATAACCAATTCATCAACTCTAAATCAATTGAATGGGATTATTATAGAACTCAAGTCTCTGAATGGGAAAGAGAACAATACATGAAATTGTATTAATCTTGAGAATAGCTTTATCGCACTTTGGTGCTAAACAAATGGGATAAAAAAAGAGGCCTTTATTGGCCTCTTTTTTGTTATCTTAAACTTTTATAAATATTAAATAAGTCCTTCTTCGCTCATTTGTATCACTGCTCTTGTTACAGCAAGTTTAACATGTTCATATGTTAATCCGCCTTGTACATAGGCTTCATATGGAGGACGAATTGGACCATCTGCTGAAAGTTCAATAGAAGAACCTTGCACAAAAGTACCTGCAGCCATAATAACGTCATCTTCATAACCTGGCATATAGCTTGGTTCTGGACTAAAATGCGCATTAATCGGTGAAGCTGCTTGGATACATTGGCAAAAACGAATCATTTGCTCTGCTGTATCAAATTGAACTGTCTGTATTAAATCTGTTCTAGGTGTATCATAAGCCGGTACTGTACGCATGTTCAGCTTCGTAAGCAACAAGCTCGTAAATAAGGCACCTTTTAAACTTTGACTGACTACATGCGGTGCTAAAAAGAAACCTTGGTACATACTTGGTAATTCATCCAATGAAGCACCCGCTTCTCTCCCTATTCCAGGTGCCGTCAAACGATAACCGCATCTTTCGATCAAATCCAATCTTCCCGCAATATATCCGCCGATGCGCGCTAAACCGCCGCCTGGATTTTTAATTAATGATCCAGCAATTAAATCAGCACCCGCTTCAACAGGTTCTCTTTCTTCCACAAATTCACCATAACAATTATCTACAAATACAATCACTTCTGGATGCGCTGCTTTAATGTGAGTGATAGCACGTTCAATTTCATCTACTGTTAAAGAAGGACGTTGATCATATCCTTTTGAACGTTGAATGGCCACAACTTTAGTTTTCTCATTGATTGTCTCTAAAACCTGTTCCACATCGATATAACCATCAAGTGATAACGGTACTTGGCGATACGCTACGCCATTTTCTTTCAAACTGCCAATACCATTCACATTTACGCCGATTACTTCTAAAAGTGTGTCATACGGATTTCCAGTTATATATAATAACTCGTCCCCATGCTTCAAACAGCTTTGTAATGCAATCGTAATCGCATGTGTACCTGAAATAATTTGCGGTCTGACCATGGCTGCTTCTGCTTTGAATGTTTGGGCGTATATCTCTTCGAGATGATCGCGGCCGATATCATCATAACCGTATCCTGTAGTTCCTTGTAAATCTGATTCAGATGCTTTCACAGCGTGAAATGCATCTAATACTTTCGCTTGATTGCAAAAAGCCCTTTCTTCTATATCTCTAAAAAAGGGCTGTAAAGTTGCTTCTGTTTCTTGAATCATTTGTTCTAAGTTCATTTAATCTTGCTTCTTTCCTTCATCATTTGTTTTTTGTCGATAACCTTCTACAGTATAGCTCTCATCTTCTTCATTAAAATCTAATTGATTAATGATAGTATGACGTTTTAAGAAATAAAGTCGATCTGCATCATCTGCAGGCACTTTTTCTGTATAAGGTTCCATTTGTTTTTCTACTTGTTCGATTAAAAGTGCACGCACACGTTCTCTATCTTCTTCATTTTTAGCTGAAACGAAGACATTTGGAAGCTGAGACGCAGGTGCAGGTCCTTCATGCATATCCTTTTTATTAAAGATAACTGCTTGCGGTATTTTATCCATATCTAAGTCACCGATAATACGGTTGACTGTATCAAATTGCGTACGGTAATCTTCATTACTCGCATCTACAACATGCAATAGCAAATCGGCATCGCGCGCTTCTTCTAATGTTGATTTAAACGCAGCAATCAATGTTGTCGGCAATTTTTGAATAAATCCGACAGTATCAGAAATAATCAAATTAAAACCATCGTTGATTTGAATTTGACGTGTCTTTGGATCTAATGTTGCAAATAATAAGTCTTTTTCGTATGTGGATTCATCAGCTAAAATATTGAACCAAGTAGATTTGCCGGCATTCGTATAACCGACTAAAGCTACTTGAAATACTTGATTTTGACGACGTTTGCTGCGATAACGCTCACGATGTTCAACTGTAGCTTTTAATTGATGTTTAATTTCATTCATTCTGCGACGTATATGACGACGGTCTGTCTCAAGTTTCGTTTCACCAGGGCCTCTTGTTCCGATTCCACCGCCAAGTCTTGATAAACTTTTACCGTGGCCTTGCAAACGCGGCATTAAATAATCTAATTGTGCCAATTCAACTTGTAATTTACCTTCTTTACTGCTGGCACGCATCGCAAATATTTCTAAAATCAGTTGTGTTCTATCAATGATTTTGACACCAAGTGTATCGTTTAAACTTTTAGATTGTGATGTTGTCAATTCATCATTGACCACTACAACATCGACATCATACATGTCCACAAATTCTTTAATTTCATATTGCTTCCCTTTGCCTACATATGTCTTTTCTTCAATGCGATCTTTGGATTGTGTAATCTCACCAATCACATCCAACCGGCATGACTCAGAAAGTGCTTTTAGTTCTTCCATGGTAGAAGCAAAATCATAATCTTGCTCATCATAAGCATCTACACCGACAAGCAGTGCTTTTTCGACTGTTTCTTCCGTATTATAAATTTTCTCTTGAGGCAAAAAATAATCCCCTTTCTCAATAGCTCTATATTCAAATTTTTTATTTAAATTTAATACGTATAATCCTTACCTATTCTATCACAGTGCATATAGAAAGACTATTACTGTGAAATATGATACCTTTGTCACAACGAGGTGAAATTAACGATGAATATATATGATATTGAAGTAACTAAAGTTAACGGCGATACATATCGCTTAAATAAATACAAAGGTGATGTAATGCTGATTGTGAACACAGCAAGCCAATGCGGATTCACACCGCAATTTGAAGGATTACAAGCCTTATATGAAAAATATAAAGACCAGGGCTTCACTGTATTAGGATTCCCTTGCAACCAATTTGGAAAACAAGAGCCTGGCAACG
It encodes:
- a CDS encoding ABC transporter substrate-binding protein, with protein sequence MVEVNNVAGVTKVADNIERVAALEFSFIDDLVALGISPVAIADDGNKENIIEPVRKHLDDYISVGDRENPDLDKLREAEPQLIIADSTRHKDIYDELNKITPTILLNSFGGDYKENLEAFKVVSQAVSKEDEGKARLEEHNKKVDEESKNISIDKKLSTLPVVPAKIGVAAHSDKSYVGQFLEILGFDIPLDQKDANKYKPYLDGPYLQMTPDQLAELDPERLIIMSDKEDENALDKLKNSDAYKKIKAVENDKVHQVGRLAWAKSRGLIASESIVKELSEFK
- the nucI gene encoding thermonuclease NucI; the encoded protein is MKQKSLSTILTVVVIALVILGFQYFNHSGPFKNSGSHISGGSMGDKEEVQVKRVIDGDTFIATDKNGKEIKVRMIGMDTPETVKPNTPVQPYGKEASDYSKKTLNHKTVYLEYDKEKHDQYGRDLVYVWLDKDHMYNKELVEKGLAREKYFAPNGKYREVFKEAQKQAQDQNLNIWSRSN
- a CDS encoding MerR family transcriptional regulator, giving the protein MSKDALRRNMAVFSMSVVNQLTELTPRQIRYYETHGLIKPERTSGNKRLFSMNDLDRLLEIKHLLEKGFNLKAIKQILMNDDSHLSNEEIALRKHVIVEATQKPQQEAIPLNRGDLSRFIK
- the glnA gene encoding type I glutamate--ammonia ligase; the encoded protein is MPKRSFTKDDIRRFATEENVRYLRLQFTDILGTIKNVEVPVSQLEKVLDNEMMFDGSSIEGFVRIEESDMYLCPDLDTWVIFPWTAGQGKVARLICDVYTTDGEPFAGDPRNNLKRVLREMEELGFTDFNLGPEPEFFLFKLDEKGEPTLELNDHGGYFDLAPTDLGENCRRDIVLELEDMGFDIEASHHEVAPGQHEIDFKYADAVTACDNIQTFKLVVKTIARKHNLHATFMPKPLFGVNGSGMHFNVSLFKGKENAFYDPNGREQMTEEAYQFIAGILKNARGFTAVCNPLVNSYKRLVPGYEAPCYIAWSGKNRSPLVRVPTSRGLSTRVEVRSVDPAANPYMALAAILEAGLDGIKNKMKVSEPVNQNIYEMNRDEREAIGIEDLPSTLYTALKAMRENKTIKDALGSHIYNQFINSKSIEWDYYRTQVSEWEREQYMKLY
- a CDS encoding aminotransferase class I/II-fold pyridoxal phosphate-dependent enzyme, which codes for MNLEQMIQETEATLQPFFRDIEERAFCNQAKVLDAFHAVKASESDLQGTTGYGYDDIGRDHLEEIYAQTFKAEAAMVRPQIISGTHAITIALQSCLKHGDELLYITGNPYDTLLEVIGVNVNGIGSLKENGVAYRQVPLSLDGYIDVEQVLETINEKTKVVAIQRSKGYDQRPSLTVDEIERAITHIKAAHPEVIVFVDNCYGEFVEEREPVEAGADLIAGSLIKNPGGGLARIGGYIAGRLDLIERCGYRLTAPGIGREAGASLDELPSMYQGFFLAPHVVSQSLKGALFTSLLLTKLNMRTVPAYDTPRTDLIQTVQFDTAEQMIRFCQCIQAASPINAHFSPEPSYMPGYEDDVIMAAGTFVQGSSIELSADGPIRPPYEAYVQGGLTYEHVKLAVTRAVIQMSEEGLI
- the hflX gene encoding GTPase HflX, with translation MPQEKIYNTEETVEKALLVGVDAYDEQDYDFASTMEELKALSESCRLDVIGEITQSKDRIEEKTYVGKGKQYEIKEFVDMYDVDVVVVNDELTTSQSKSLNDTLGVKIIDRTQLILEIFAMRASSKEGKLQVELAQLDYLMPRLQGHGKSLSRLGGGIGTRGPGETKLETDRRHIRRRMNEIKHQLKATVEHRERYRSKRRQNQVFQVALVGYTNAGKSTWFNILADESTYEKDLLFATLDPKTRQIQINDGFNLIISDTVGFIQKLPTTLIAAFKSTLEEARDADLLLHVVDASNEDYRTQFDTVNRIIGDLDMDKIPQAVIFNKKDMHEGPAPASQLPNVFVSAKNEEDRERVRALLIEQVEKQMEPYTEKVPADDADRLYFLKRHTIINQLDFNEEDESYTVEGYRQKTNDEGKKQD